The nucleotide sequence CGATACTTCAACCAAATATTCCAGTAAATGAGCTCACAGGTTAATAAATAATGATTGTCTTCCTCTTCTCGTATGGTCTATTCGCTCTCTATACGCCAAACTCAATGATGCTATTATATCTCGGATGCTGCGTGGGGCTCGAGACTGGTACTCACGGACTCGCAGGAGGGTTTAGACCCGCCCCCGGGTGGCGTCAGAATGTCATTTTTTTTCTTGTATGGTACAGTGTATGTATGTAAAGGACCAATTACTGGTGGATGTGTAGCACACTTTCATTCAAATAGTTGCTTGGCAACATTACACAATAGGTCTAAGGACCTTACAGATTTTATAAAAACGGTTTAATTCTTGGCAAACTTTGGAATAATTATAACATACATACAGCATTTGCAAAGCACATAATTTTACATACTCCCCCCCACTAAAACAACCATTATAAAGCTGTGTTCAAGACTAATGCAAAAATAGTATATTTTGGTAAATTCTAACTCAATAATAAATCATATTGATATCTACTAGAGACCAAAACAAGCTGACTACAGACAGCTGAAAGTACACTGTAAAAAACAATGACTGCTACTAATATTATGATTTACAAGTAGAATACATGACAAATAATTTAATATTATAGATGTGTTCTCATCTTTAACCCTCACATGATTACCAGTAGGAGCTTGAAGAGAAGCAGAGACCCTCATGTGTGTTTTATAAGTGTCCCAAATTAGACATAAATAAACATATAAAACAATACATTTGTTTTATAAACCGCTATATTCTGGACATATCATTTGGTGAAGTAAACCAGTCACAGGCCCTACATCAACATGGATGGACTGCAAATGCACGTATTACCCAGAAAGTTCACTAGGTGTCCTACTGGACAAATGTAATACAGACAATGAAGTCATACTACACGACATGTACAGCATGAGGCTATTTGTTTTCTCACTTCACTAAAACACAATCGTAAATTGCAGTATGTACATCACTTTGGCTGACAAGAGGCGCATTGCAGCAGGAATGTACTGTGCCGTTTTTTCTGTGGGGTTTGTAAATCTTTGTCAGTACTTCAAAATTAAGGCAccaatttaattaattaattacctATTCTTTAATTAGGCCTAGAAGTACTTTAGTTAAAGGCATATCTTGGCATACATGAACACGAATACATGCTTTGGCTGAACAAAGGCAGGACACAAAATGAAGATAGGCACATTCAGTAAAGGTTTTATGGCCATAAAATAGCAGTGAAAAATCTTTCACTTTCTGACAACTTTGGTCTGACTGAATAAAACGTTACAAATACTGTGTAAAACCTTCCATCAATAAATATAATCAATGAGATTCTTGATattccatttcttgtttttggtagctatactgaacacaaatataaaggcaacatgcaacaatttcaaatatttttctGAGccacaaataaattcattaggccctaatctatggatttcacatgactgggcaggggagcagccatgggaacacataggcccacccacttcgGAGCCAGGCTCAACCAATGGGAAGCCAGACCCAGACAATCATAATTGTTTTTTTTCCACACAAAAaggactttattacagacagaaataccccACTCCCAGAatatcctgcaggtgaagaagctggatgtggaggtcctgggctggcgtggttacatgcgAACTGCgcttgtgaggctggttggacatactgccaaattctcgaaaacaacattggaggttgCTTATGGCAGAGAattgaattctctggcaacagctctggtggacattcctgcagttatcATGACAAttgtacactccctcaaaacttgagacatctgtggcattgtgttgtgtgacaactgcacattttagagtgtcctttcattgtcctcagcacaaggtgcacctgtgtaatgatcatgctgtccaatcagcttcttgatatgccacacttcttaggtggatggattatcttgacaaaggctAAAATGCCCACCAATattaatgtaaacaaatttgtgcacaaaatttgagaaaaataagctttttgtgcgtatggaaaatttctgggatttcatgaaacacgggaccaacactttacatgttgagttttatttttgttcagtataaatataaCTGAGTCAAATGATGCAGGTTAATGAAAAATACTGATAAGAGAAAAGGTTGATGGAGATTGTGGTGACTATTGTTTCAACTTCTTCCTGAAGAACAAACAGACCCTACTGAAGGCAGTTAAAGGACAGCAGCATTCTCCAGATGCTATATACCTGTCTGAGTCTGCTGCCCTGTAATCAAGGCATCATTCCAACACTGCTTAAGTGAGAATCCACTGCAGCACATGTGCTATCATTCTGACTTTCTGAACAATTCCCAAAGTGTTTTATCCAGGCAGGTTACCAGGTCATTGGCAGTGCGAGGCTAGTTTCCACTACTAAAAAGCATTGATGCCTTTAGTGCAAGTTCCAGTCTCTGTGAAAAGATTGGCAGTTGAGCAAGTACATTTTGCAGTCTAAACTGCTTCAGGAAAATCAGGCGATTCAAACAGGAAAATATATAAACGCATTAAAATACCTTTTTGATAGAAGTTCGATACCAGTTTCTATCAAAGTCTACAGTCTTTGTTTCAGGTGCTGAGGAAAAAGGTATCCAATCCAAAACGTACTTTAGTGTTCATGAAGGTTATCATCCAAACCAAGCAACTGAGACaccgccacctctctctcacacacacccacacacacactgcttagtTGACATGTCCATGTCCTCCTAGGTCAGCCAGAGGCATAGTGTGCAGCACCTCATCCAGCAGCTGCAGGGCACGGTGCAGGTGGACCTCCACCCAGCAGGGGGTGTGCTTGATGCTCTGCCGGGGGTAGTCGGGCCCCCAGCCCTTCACAAAGCTGAGCCTCAGGATACACAGCCGCCGCAGGTCGTCCACACCTATCCCGGCTGCCGCCGACAGACCTGGGAGAAGAGAGATTTACTGAGTGattaagagagcgagagaggaaaaaagaaagagagtgcaagagagaaagaaagagaaggacagaAGCACTCACTGACTGCCGGGGCAATTCCCCCCACACTGCCAGGCCCTGGGATGTTGCCTGCCACTGCTGCAGcctgtgctgctgctgcagccTGGGCCGTGGCTGCCTGCTGCTGCATCTGCCTGTGGCACTGACGCAGGTCAAACACCTTCATGTAGGCCCCAGGGTAGATCTTGTGAACTGCGTCTCCCGGGGCTCGCCCCGCCTCCCGGTCCAGGTAGTAGCTCTGTACGAACACTGCATGGTCGCTGAGGCAACGCATCCACACATCCCCCTCACCACGACACTCCAACTGCACCCCCTTCCCAATGTGCAACCTGTGAAATGGAGATAGGAGTTCACACTAGTGAAGAGAAAATCACAGACACTGGGGATTGTATTTATTTCTATACAGGCGATAAATACATGTTTGCCCTGTGTATTCTGCATCCCAACAAAGTTCTCCAATAGCTAGCGGTTAGGCAAGGTGGGTATATTAGGGGCACGCTGATATACCTGGCTCTTTCGCTGGCGTCGGTGCGGTGCACGTTGCTGAGCTGGCCCAGACAGAAGCGGTCGCCCCCTGAGGGGTCCACGTATCCGTCCACTGTCACCACGGGGCAGTTAGCCAGGACCTTGAACATCTCCCCAACCTGGATGTCCATCTCAAAGTAGGAGATGGAGCACCAGAACTCTggacctggcaacacacacagcatGAAATATAATATGAAACATTGCAAAATGGCTGCCATGTGTCCCTCATGTGGGTACTGTCCATTGGTGGTAGATGGGGTGAGTTGCCCAACACCATGTGTgtgggtaagtgtgtgtgagtgggtaaACGTTGGGTGTGTACCTGGATGGTTGGAGACTGGCTGAGGAAAGGCGGGTGCGCTGTGATGTTGCTGAGACCCTTTTAAGAGAAATGAATTAGCAAATAGGACAACGCTACCATATACATTAAGTAACAGTCCTGCATTTCTGACAGAACGATTGATTGACAAGTGATTGACATACAGAAGTGGTTGGGGTGGTGCAGTGGTGGTTGCTGGTGGCCCCGCCCATTCTGCTGGGGTCCTACAGGGGTATAGGAGGCCGTGCTGGTGCCTGTCCAGGTTGCTGGAAGATTGTGAAGGAAGAGAAcaaaaacagttgaaactgacaCAATGGAATTGACACCATCTCTGTGACACTGCCAACCTGGTTTGTTAGTAACTCACTGTGATAAgagctctgtgtctgtgtgtgtttggagcTGCTGCTGTAGTCACTCTGGCTGTGAGGGGTAGGGGGCTGGGGGGGTGGTCCGTGTGTGGGGGTGGTTGGGGGTGGCGTCTGGGGAATGCCCTGGATCTGCGGAGAGGCGATCTGGAGCAGGCCCTCGCCGTGGCCCCCAGACATGGGCCCCATCATGGAGCTGCTtactggaggagggagatgggggaagggGAATAAAGGGTGTAAATTGTAAGGGATAGAGTTAGACATGAAAACAAAAGAGTCTAGTTCTTCTCAGCTGAATTGCTTGTACGGAAGTACTTCTTATTACCAGGTTCAGTTTATCTCACCTGGCGGAGAGAGGGGCATGCTGGGGTAGAGGTTGACAGAGGATGGGGCGCGGGGCGGCTCGGGGGGCATCTGCAGAGGGGGGAGGGGCTGGTTGTAGTGCTCGGGCTGGGGGGGCATCCTGGAGGGGAGGTCCATCTCATAACAGTCATGGATGTACTCCTCTTTGATCAGCCGACCTGGAGGACCTTgtaatgaagggagagggagaaagagagagacagagtgggagggagagagagggagggatggagagggagagaaacaaagagagaaacagaaaacaagagagaagagagagagagagagagagagagagagagagagagagagagagagagagagatagacagtcaGGCAGAAATCAGGCATGAGTCATGTCATGTtattattgtcacaccctgatctgtttcacctgtctttgtgattgtctccacccccttccagGTGTCGCCTATCTTCCCCATTatgccctgtgtatttatacctgtgttctctgtttgtctgttgccagttcgtcttgtttgtcaagtcaacctgCGTTTTTGGCTctgctcctgcttttcccagtttctctttctctttttctctcctgcctgcctgaccactctgcctgcccctgaccctgagcctgcctgtggacctgtacctttgccccacatctggtttattgacctctgcctaccctgaccctgcctgccgtccggtaccgttgccTCACCTCTgatttactgacccctgcctgcattgacctgtctattgcctgcccctgttgagttattaaaccattgttaattccacattgtctgcatctgtgtcttaccttcatacctgataatTATTATATTTTTCGATTCATGAATGGATACATTTAGAATAAATTCCGGAATTTACTGTAATTTAGATCAAATTGATGGATGGTATTTATTGTTGCCTCTATCTGGGAGTGATTTTTGCCCTGTCATGCAGCCTGTGACACCTTGTTGCAATTTGATTGAGGTGTCCTACTTGTTGTGTAGACTAGCTCAGACAGGTATGAATCTGGCTGGTTTAGAAGCTCTGCATTCCATATTTTTCATCAGATTGCCAAGAGCACATCTACAGTATATCTGTATAAAAACAGTAGTATTGCCTGTGCACTTTGGGAAATGTGATAAAAACAGATTGGTTAGAATGAGTTGCTATTGCTTATTACCATTTTGATGATGTTTGATGATGCTGAAAATAGTGTTTTCCTCCTCACCTGCATTTTGAATGCTGAGACCAActtgaggagagggacagaaagggaaACAAAGTTAGAAACAGCATGGTAGTTCTGGAAAAGCCTGTGACCCAAAGAGCCTGTTAACAACTTCATATTCCCCTTCCCCATTTGTGCTTCTATTTCATTAGAGGAAGTGAAATTGTGAACAGACGCACCAATGCCTGGCGATACCACTCTCTCGTAGTGGTAGGGGTTGACACACACGTTGTCATACTTGAGGTCAAAGGCGAACTGGCAGAACTTGACGTGCTTCAGTTCATTCTTGTGGAGGTCTGGCCAGCGCCAGAGCCTAGCGTAGATCACATGGGGGAACCCTTTCCTCCCAGCTAcctggagcgagagaggagagagaatggagaatgAGGGCCTGGAGGAATTCCTTTCCAACATCCATCCAGGAATTCTAGGGTGATTATTTACAATGGGATGGTGGGTCTCAGAAAGGGAATGGGGGACAGTATGGAGGCTTTGACGGGGTTGGAATTTGAGCATGGAGGGAGTGTAACTGTGGGGAATCTAAGTGTAGGGGAACAAGGGAAAGAAACGGAGAGaaaagatgggagagggagaatgagaatgaggagagcaagagggagcTGGTAGACAGGGAGTGGTTGAGGAAACAGGTCATGAATGGAAATTTACATCAATGTtaaacacactcacatacacacacactctctccaggCACACACTCTGGGTGGGGAGGAATAGCCTTGGAGACATTAAAACATCTCAGACTGAGATGAATAGCACAAATAGTGAAtatctgagtatttgttattgAGGAAGAGTGTGAGTGTGACAAAAGAGGGAGCTGGTATAGGGTTAACTCAACAAGCTGAGCTGGAGAGGAATGACATTGTCTCacttttgctgtgtgtgtgtgtgtgtgtgtgtgtgtgtgtgtgtgtgtgtgtgtgtgtgtgtgtgtgtgtgtgtgtgtgtgtgtgtgtgtgtgtgtgtgtgtgtgtgtgtgtgtgtgtgtgtgtgtgtgtgtgtgtgtgtgtgagtgtgagtgtgagagagagagagagagagagagagagagagagagatcagtattTTGGGATCAACATACCCTTTCTCCACTAACATAAAGAGAAAGCCAAAATGGACTCCGTAAACTTTTACCTTTTCTTTTTTATTATTCTTTCTTCCTGAAAACCAAAGTGACCTTCCTCAGACAAAGAGTCAGAGCTGGCAGAGTGCCAGCCCAATTCCAGCCAGCagactgacaaacacacacacagcctacagtcCTGAACAGAGAATAATGCAGTACATTGTCCTATCGAGTTCTCACACATCACATTAATACGTGTCACTAACATCCGTATATCCACAGGCAATCTCAATTGTAGAAACTGTTGATGTAAGTCAAAACCTGCATTCAATAATAaacacttttctctctctatctctctctcataatcacaatctcacacacacacagaaaataatGTGGTATGTCTGAGATTACAAATATACTTCCACAAACTTTAACACTGAAAACCtccaggcacaaacacacacacgcccgtacacacgcacacacacaccagagacagacaggcttaACTTAACCCTGCCCCTTTCCTGTGTCTCAGACAAAACAACCCGCGCTACCCCTCcagtactccctccctccctctctccccctcacaagAGCTGGGGGAGGGgaactccctctgtctccttctctctaattcccttgctctctctgtaAGCAACTTTTGGGTTACACTTCTACATATTCAATAGTATGTTCATTCTCTAGAAGTTAGCCTATAGGGAGACCTaaaccccttgacctttttctcctgttcctcctccctgaAGTGTGTAAGTAACCCACGAGTTGAATGATTCACTTGTtgagttcgaatctcatcacggacaacttagCTAATTAgtaacttttcaactacttagcacattagctaacccttcccctaaccttaaccctttcagctaactcttcccctaaacttaaccctaacagccacgtagctagaattcgtaacatataataaGTTTTGAAAATTCACAACATATTATaggttttgcaaattcataacatataatacgaattgtaattcaCAAAATATCATACGGAATGGGTGatagacatccacaaatgaac is from Oncorhynchus gorbuscha isolate QuinsamMale2020 ecotype Even-year linkage group LG19, OgorEven_v1.0, whole genome shotgun sequence and encodes:
- the LOC124005023 gene encoding mothers against decapentaplegic homolog 4-like isoform X1; translated protein: MGPYLRHMPILLSGSCPQAEMAVNDKPFVTRNQQTREESREQQDERREREGDRLTTVETDSSTERGGKGEIHLEYCFRAPSTYLSSPPVDLEMSVNPPNSNDACLSIVHSLMCHRQGGENEGFAKRAIESLVKKLKEKKDELDSLITAITTNGVHPSKCVTIQRTLDGRLQVAGRKGFPHVIYARLWRWPDLHKNELKHVKFCQFAFDLKYDNVCVNPYHYERVVSPGIVGLSIQNAGEEENTIFSIIKHHQNGPPGRLIKEEYIHDCYEMDLPSRMPPQPEHYNQPLPPLQMPPEPPRAPSSVNLYPSMPLSPPVSSSMMGPMSGGHGEGLLQIASPQIQGIPQTPPPTTPTHGPPPQPPTPHSQSDYSSSSKHTQTQSSYHTTWTGTSTASYTPVGPQQNGRGHQQPPLHHPNHFWSQQHHSAPAFPQPVSNHPGPEFWCSISYFEMDIQVGEMFKVLANCPVVTVDGYVDPSGGDRFCLGQLSNVHRTDASERARLHIGKGVQLECRGEGDVWMRCLSDHAVFVQSYYLDREAGRAPGDAVHKIYPGAYMKVFDLRQCHRQMQQQAATAQAAAAAQAAAVAGNIPGPGSVGGIAPAVSLSAAAGIGVDDLRRLCILRLSFVKGWGPDYPRQSIKHTPCWVEVHLHRALQLLDEVLHTMPLADLGGHGHVN
- the LOC124005023 gene encoding mothers against decapentaplegic homolog 4-like isoform X3 gives rise to the protein MGPYLRHMPILLSGSCPQAEMAVNDKPFVTRNQQTREESREQQDERREREGDRLTTVETDSSTERGGKGEIHLEYCFRAPSTYLSSPPVDLEMSVNPPNSNDACLSIVHSLMCHRQGGENEGFAKRAIESLVKKLKEKKDELDSLITAITTNGVHPSKCVTIQRTLDGRLQVAGRKGFPHVIYARLWRWPDLHKNELKHVKFCQFAFDLKYDNVCVNPYHYERVVSPGIVGLSIQNAGPPGRLIKEEYIHDCYEMDLPSRMPPQPEHYNQPLPPLQMPPEPPRAPSSVNLYPSMPLSPPVSSSMMGPMSGGHGEGLLQIASPQIQGIPQTPPPTTPTHGPPPQPPTPHSQSDYSSSSKHTQTQSSYHTTWTGTSTASYTPVGPQQNGRGHQQPPLHHPNHFWSQQHHSAPAFPQPVSNHPGPEFWCSISYFEMDIQVGEMFKVLANCPVVTVDGYVDPSGGDRFCLGQLSNVHRTDASERARLHIGKGVQLECRGEGDVWMRCLSDHAVFVQSYYLDREAGRAPGDAVHKIYPGAYMKVFDLRQCHRQMQQQAATAQAAAAAQAAAVAGNIPGPGSVGGIAPAVSLSAAAGIGVDDLRRLCILRLSFVKGWGPDYPRQSIKHTPCWVEVHLHRALQLLDEVLHTMPLADLGGHGHVN
- the LOC124005023 gene encoding mothers against decapentaplegic homolog 4-like isoform X2, translated to MGPYLRHMPILLSGSCPQAEMAVNDKPFVTRNQQTREESREQQDERREREGDRLTTVETDSSTERGGKGEIHLEYCFRAPSTYLSSPPVDLEMSVNPPNSNDACLSIVHSLMCHRQGGENEGFAKRAIESLVKKLKEKKDELDSLITAITTNGVHPSKCVTIQRTLDGRLQVAGRKGFPHVIYARLWRWPDLHKNELKHVKFCQFAFDLKYDNVCVNPYHYERVVSPGIVGLSIQNAGEEENTIFSIIKHHQNGRLIKEEYIHDCYEMDLPSRMPPQPEHYNQPLPPLQMPPEPPRAPSSVNLYPSMPLSPPVSSSMMGPMSGGHGEGLLQIASPQIQGIPQTPPPTTPTHGPPPQPPTPHSQSDYSSSSKHTQTQSSYHTTWTGTSTASYTPVGPQQNGRGHQQPPLHHPNHFWSQQHHSAPAFPQPVSNHPGPEFWCSISYFEMDIQVGEMFKVLANCPVVTVDGYVDPSGGDRFCLGQLSNVHRTDASERARLHIGKGVQLECRGEGDVWMRCLSDHAVFVQSYYLDREAGRAPGDAVHKIYPGAYMKVFDLRQCHRQMQQQAATAQAAAAAQAAAVAGNIPGPGSVGGIAPAVSLSAAAGIGVDDLRRLCILRLSFVKGWGPDYPRQSIKHTPCWVEVHLHRALQLLDEVLHTMPLADLGGHGHVN
- the LOC124005023 gene encoding mothers against decapentaplegic homolog 4-like isoform X4 gives rise to the protein MGPYLRHMPILLSGSCPQAEMAVNDKPFVTRNQQTREESREQQDERREREGDRLTTVETDSSTERGGKGEIHLEYCFRAPSTYLSSPPVDLEMSVNPPNSNDACLSIVHSLMCHRQGGENEGFAKRAIESLVKKLKEKKDELDSLITAITTNGVHPSKCVTIQRTLDGRLQVAGRKGFPHVIYARLWRWPDLHKNELKHVKFCQFAFDLKYDNVCVNPYHYERVVSPGIVGLSIQNAGRLIKEEYIHDCYEMDLPSRMPPQPEHYNQPLPPLQMPPEPPRAPSSVNLYPSMPLSPPVSSSMMGPMSGGHGEGLLQIASPQIQGIPQTPPPTTPTHGPPPQPPTPHSQSDYSSSSKHTQTQSSYHTTWTGTSTASYTPVGPQQNGRGHQQPPLHHPNHFWSQQHHSAPAFPQPVSNHPGPEFWCSISYFEMDIQVGEMFKVLANCPVVTVDGYVDPSGGDRFCLGQLSNVHRTDASERARLHIGKGVQLECRGEGDVWMRCLSDHAVFVQSYYLDREAGRAPGDAVHKIYPGAYMKVFDLRQCHRQMQQQAATAQAAAAAQAAAVAGNIPGPGSVGGIAPAVSLSAAAGIGVDDLRRLCILRLSFVKGWGPDYPRQSIKHTPCWVEVHLHRALQLLDEVLHTMPLADLGGHGHVN